Proteins from one Alysiella filiformis genomic window:
- the upp gene encoding uracil phosphoribosyltransferase has protein sequence MNIQIITHPLVRHKLSLMREADCSTGKFRTLTKELSRLMAYEATRDFEIEPHEIDGWDGSKIQGERIKGKTLTIVPILRAGLGMLDGVLDLIPTAKISVVGLQRDEETLQPVPYFEKLVDNMDLRPALIIDPMLATGGSMVATIDMLKQKGCRNIKALVLVAAPEGVKLVNEAHPDVTIYTAALDSHLNENGYIIPGLGDAGDKIFGTKHA, from the coding sequence ATGAACATTCAAATCATCACACACCCTTTGGTTCGCCACAAATTGAGTTTAATGCGCGAAGCCGATTGCAGCACAGGCAAGTTTCGCACTTTAACCAAAGAATTGTCGCGCTTGATGGCGTATGAAGCCACGCGCGATTTTGAAATTGAGCCACACGAAATTGACGGCTGGGACGGCAGCAAAATCCAAGGCGAACGCATTAAAGGCAAAACGCTTACCATTGTGCCGATTTTACGCGCAGGCTTGGGTATGCTAGATGGCGTGTTGGATTTGATTCCCACCGCCAAAATCAGCGTGGTGGGCTTGCAGCGCGATGAGGAAACCTTGCAGCCTGTCCCCTATTTTGAAAAATTGGTGGACAATATGGACTTGCGCCCCGCCTTGATTATTGACCCCATGTTGGCAACGGGCGGCTCTATGGTTGCCACCATTGACATGCTCAAACAAAAAGGTTGCCGCAACATCAAGGCTTTGGTGCTGGTTGCCGCGCCCGAAGGCGTGAAATTGGTCAATGAAGCCCACCCCGATGTAACCATCTACACCGCCGCTTTGGACAGCCATTTGAATGAAAATGGCTACATCATTCCTGGTTTGGGCGATGCGGGCGACAAAATTTTTGGCACAAAACATGCTTAA
- the pdxH gene encoding pyridoxamine 5'-phosphate oxidase — MDLHAIRQEYCQKELSEHDCLPEPLAQFQLWLNEAMSAQVHEPTAMNVATVGEDGKPQARMVLLKEVNEQGFVFFTNYHSRKGQAIAANPFVALTFFWAELERQVRVEGRIFRLPENESDDYFASRPYTSRLGAWASEQSQVIENKNVLIARAAMFGAKHPLKVPRPPHWGGYVIAPERVEFWQGRPSRLHDRIVYRQNENVWLKERLAP; from the coding sequence ATGGATTTGCACGCCATTCGCCAAGAATATTGCCAAAAAGAATTGTCGGAACACGATTGCCTGCCTGAACCTTTGGCGCAATTTCAGCTTTGGCTCAACGAAGCCATGTCTGCCCAAGTGCATGAACCCACCGCCATGAATGTCGCCACCGTGGGCGAAGACGGTAAACCGCAAGCGCGTATGGTTTTGCTGAAAGAAGTAAACGAGCAAGGTTTTGTTTTCTTTACCAATTATCACAGCCGCAAGGGGCAAGCGATTGCCGCCAATCCTTTTGTGGCATTGACATTTTTTTGGGCAGAATTGGAACGGCAAGTGCGCGTGGAAGGACGCATTTTCAGGCTGCCTGAAAACGAATCCGATGATTATTTTGCCAGTCGCCCCTACACCAGCCGTTTGGGGGCTTGGGCGAGCGAACAAAGTCAAGTCATTGAAAACAAAAACGTGTTAATCGCCAGAGCCGCGATGTTTGGTGCGAAACACCCGCTTAAAGTGCCGCGTCCGCCACATTGGGGTGGTTATGTGATTGCGCCCGAGCGCGTGGAATTTTGGCAAGGTCGCCCCAGCCGCTTGCACGACCGCATTGTGTATCGCCAAAACGAAAATGTCTGGCTAAAAGAACGACTTGCACCATAA
- the dxs gene encoding 1-deoxy-D-xylulose-5-phosphate synthase encodes MNTPLLDTIDTPHDLRQLSAEQLPQLASELREFLLDSVSKSGGHFASNLGVIELTIALHHVYNTPEDHLVWDVGHQSYPHKILTGRKNRMDTIRQYGGLAGFPKRSESEYDDFGVGHSSTSIGAALGMAVADKLSGSPARSVAIIGDGAMTAGQAFEALNCAGDMDVNLLVILNDNEMSISPNVGALPKYLARNVMRDWHGVLHELKQQSNKVLDKLPAPVKEPVKEIAEKAEHKFKAIASESEHIKQSLSLFENFGFEYTGAIDGHNLPQLIDVLKDLRQRKGPQLLHIITKKGQGYKLAENDPVKYHAIGKTPVSGSLKDETAKPKPTYTQIFGQWLCDQAAADERLIAITPAMREGSGLVEFEQQFPTRYFDVGIAEQHAVTFAAGLACRGAKPVVAIYSTFLQRGYDQLLHDVALQNLPVMFAIDRAGIVGADGPTHAGAYDLSFLRCVPNMVIATPSDENECRLLLSTCYQLNQPSAVRYPRGSGCGAAVSGSLNTVEVGKGIIRKQGEKIAIIAFGSMVQPSLAVAEKLNASVADMRFVKPLDVDLIVKLAKSHDYIVCVEENAQMGGAGSAVLETMAQHGCLKPTLLCGIPDIVTEHGDPNILLRNMDLEEETLLAKIQAFVQQ; translated from the coding sequence ATGAACACGCCATTACTTGACACCATTGATACGCCGCACGATTTGCGCCAACTGTCTGCCGAACAACTGCCCCAACTCGCCAGCGAATTGCGCGAATTTTTGTTGGACAGCGTTTCCAAATCAGGCGGACACTTTGCCAGCAATTTGGGCGTGATTGAATTGACCATCGCCTTGCACCACGTTTACAACACCCCCGAAGACCATTTGGTTTGGGACGTGGGACACCAATCCTATCCCCACAAAATTTTGACAGGGCGCAAAAACCGCATGGACACCATACGCCAATACGGTGGCTTGGCAGGCTTTCCCAAACGCAGCGAAAGCGAATACGATGATTTTGGCGTGGGGCATTCGTCCACGTCCATTGGCGCGGCTTTGGGCATGGCGGTGGCAGACAAACTTTCAGGCAGCCCTGCACGCAGCGTGGCAATCATTGGCGATGGCGCAATGACGGCAGGTCAAGCCTTTGAAGCCTTAAATTGCGCTGGCGATATGGACGTGAATTTATTGGTGATTTTGAACGACAATGAAATGTCCATTTCGCCCAATGTGGGGGCTTTGCCCAAATATTTGGCGCGAAACGTGATGCGCGATTGGCACGGCGTGTTGCACGAATTGAAACAGCAATCCAATAAAGTGTTGGACAAACTGCCCGCACCTGTCAAAGAACCCGTTAAAGAAATCGCCGAAAAAGCCGAACACAAATTCAAAGCCATCGCCAGCGAAAGTGAACACATCAAACAATCGTTGTCGCTGTTTGAAAATTTTGGTTTTGAATACACGGGCGCGATTGATGGACACAATCTGCCCCAACTGATTGATGTATTAAAAGATTTACGCCAACGCAAAGGTCCTCAACTGCTGCACATCATCACAAAAAAAGGTCAGGGCTACAAATTGGCGGAAAACGACCCCGTGAAATACCACGCCATTGGCAAAACCCCTGTTTCAGGCAGCCTGAAAGACGAAACCGCCAAACCCAAACCCACCTACACCCAAATTTTCGGACAATGGCTGTGCGACCAAGCCGCCGCCGATGAACGGCTCATCGCCATCACACCTGCCATGCGCGAAGGCAGTGGCTTGGTGGAATTTGAACAGCAATTTCCCACACGCTATTTTGACGTGGGCATTGCCGAGCAACACGCGGTTACTTTTGCCGCAGGCTTGGCGTGTCGCGGTGCCAAACCTGTGGTGGCGATTTACTCCACCTTTTTGCAACGCGGCTACGACCAGCTTTTGCACGATGTGGCATTGCAAAATTTGCCCGTGATGTTTGCCATAGACCGCGCAGGTATTGTGGGCGCAGATGGTCCCACCCACGCAGGGGCGTACGATTTGAGCTTTTTGCGTTGCGTACCCAATATGGTCATTGCCACGCCCAGCGATGAAAATGAATGTCGCCTTTTATTATCAACGTGTTATCAGCTCAATCAACCGAGTGCGGTGCGTTATCCGCGCGGTTCGGGTTGCGGAGCGGCGGTTTCAGGCAGCCTGAACACTGTGGAAGTGGGCAAAGGCATTATCCGCAAACAAGGCGAAAAAATCGCCATCATCGCCTTTGGCAGCATGGTACAGCCGAGCTTGGCGGTGGCGGAAAAATTGAACGCCAGCGTTGCCGATATGCGTTTTGTGAAACCTTTGGACGTTGATTTGATTGTGAAATTGGCAAAATCACACGATTACATCGTTTGCGTGGAAGAAAACGCCCAAATGGGCGGTGCAGGCAGCGCGGTTTTGGAAACCATGGCGCAACACGGCTGCCTGAAACCGACTTTGCTGTGTGGCATTCCCGACATCGTTACCGAGCATGGCGACCCAAATATTTTGTTGCGCAATATGGATTTGGAGGAAGAAACTTTGTTGGCAAAAATCCAAGCCTTTGTACAGCAATGA
- a CDS encoding fimbria/pilus outer membrane usher protein — protein sequence MNHLFLKTGWGALLLLAWANLVAQTLPENPAEAVEFDSNWLVPINGQTVDVSRFRFGNPIEAGEYDSEIWVNGNKRGNFRLKFDDIPEKPMSGLCFTPELFALLDLKKSALSHEMQAHTCHDITQILPDAKSQFDVSSQRLSIDLPSNLVVQRPKDYISPSQWQSGVPAAYVKYQFNQYQYHQNDSDNRHSAYFGIQAGGNLGAWSLRHSGSYSWENKGNARPYRSNETYVQRDIDTWHSRLILGDFYTRSNVNSNFGIRGISLVSDTRMLPHSVTGYAPVVRGVANSNARVTVRQNGNVIYETNVAAGSFEINDLSPIGYGSDLHVEVLEADGSQREFVVPTAISSQMLRPKHWRYEATLGRYREGSHIYPHNIAQASVQYGVGNAFTLKTGATISKDYGAGVLGGIYSNRLGSWEGDFQAAQLKTQGKHHRSNSLSLSYHKNFATTHTYVYAKWQKYLSDKHFSLLDAVRDVPNASFIHGNAPKHRYQISLNQKLGEKGGAIYVSGASTRQYAHSKAQHEYQVGYSNHFKRLTYNLGFLQSRDVATRVKHNQIYANMLVPLDNPSHWRNSHWLDLGYQKNRDHSLTRVALNGTLGDESQFSYGLSGSRAHPDKQNTYSASLAYRASPFALNVNTSRYSNGNQWGFGVSGAVVAHPRGITLSRELGETFAVIHAKHATGAGIRGLLNGKLDRFGNGIVPYITPYRVNHIGINTDNLPDEVEVAATGKDLVPRAHSVNLVEFDTTAGALHTFRVVLADGQTLPPIAAEVFDEKGQFVGLIGQGGVLMTRGIANSGSLKVIWGNTQQCRADYRIHDKQSDLSQPTTLSCQMIEK from the coding sequence ATGAATCATTTGTTTTTGAAAACAGGGTGGGGCGCGTTATTGTTGTTGGCGTGGGCAAATCTTGTTGCCCAAACGCTGCCTGAAAACCCAGCCGAAGCGGTGGAATTTGACAGTAATTGGCTTGTTCCCATCAATGGTCAAACGGTTGATGTATCACGTTTTCGTTTTGGCAACCCCATTGAGGCGGGCGAATACGACAGCGAAATTTGGGTCAATGGCAACAAACGCGGCAATTTCCGCCTGAAATTTGACGATATTCCTGAAAAACCCATGTCGGGATTGTGTTTCACACCCGAATTGTTTGCGTTGTTGGATTTGAAAAAATCGGCTTTATCCCACGAAATGCAAGCCCACACTTGCCACGACATCACGCAAATTCTGCCCGATGCCAAAAGCCAATTTGATGTGTCCAGCCAACGATTGAGCATTGATTTGCCCAGCAATTTGGTGGTGCAACGCCCCAAAGATTACATTTCCCCATCGCAATGGCAAAGTGGCGTGCCTGCCGCCTATGTGAAATACCAATTCAATCAATACCAATATCATCAAAACGACAGCGACAACAGGCATTCGGCATATTTTGGGATTCAGGCAGGCGGCAATTTGGGCGCGTGGTCTTTGCGTCATTCGGGGTCGTATTCTTGGGAAAACAAGGGCAATGCGCGACCGTATCGCAGCAACGAAACCTATGTGCAGCGCGACATTGACACTTGGCACAGCCGCTTGATTTTGGGCGATTTTTACACGCGCAGCAATGTGAACAGCAATTTTGGCATACGGGGTATCAGCTTGGTGTCGGATACGCGCATGTTGCCCCATTCGGTAACGGGCTACGCGCCTGTGGTACGCGGCGTGGCAAACAGCAATGCGCGGGTTACGGTGCGACAAAACGGCAACGTGATTTACGAAACCAATGTGGCAGCAGGTTCATTTGAAATCAATGATTTATCGCCCATTGGCTATGGCAGCGATTTGCACGTTGAAGTGTTGGAGGCAGACGGCTCGCAACGTGAATTTGTGGTGCCAACCGCCATTTCATCGCAAATGTTGCGTCCCAAACATTGGCGTTACGAAGCCACGCTGGGACGCTACCGCGAAGGCAGCCACATTTATCCCCACAATATCGCCCAAGCGTCTGTGCAATACGGTGTGGGCAATGCGTTTACTTTAAAAACGGGCGCAACCATCAGCAAAGATTATGGCGCAGGCGTGTTGGGGGGCATTTATTCCAACCGTTTGGGTTCGTGGGAAGGCGATTTTCAGGCAGCCCAGTTGAAAACACAGGGCAAACACCATCGCAGCAACAGTTTGAGTTTGTCGTATCACAAAAATTTTGCCACCACCCACACCTATGTGTATGCCAAATGGCAAAAATATTTGTCGGATAAGCATTTTTCTTTGTTGGACGCGGTGCGTGATGTACCCAACGCCAGCTTTATCCATGGCAATGCGCCCAAGCACCGCTACCAAATTTCGCTCAACCAAAAATTGGGTGAAAAGGGCGGCGCGATTTATGTGAGCGGTGCCAGCACGCGCCAATACGCACACAGCAAAGCCCAACACGAATACCAAGTGGGATACAGCAACCATTTCAAACGTTTAACATACAATTTGGGCTTTTTGCAAAGCCGCGATGTGGCAACGCGTGTGAAACACAATCAAATTTACGCCAATATGCTTGTGCCTTTGGACAACCCAAGCCATTGGCGCAACAGCCATTGGCTTGATTTGGGCTACCAAAAAAATCGCGACCACAGCTTAACGCGCGTGGCGTTGAATGGCACTTTGGGCGATGAAAGCCAATTCAGCTATGGGCTTTCAGGCAGCCGAGCGCACCCAGATAAGCAAAATACCTATTCCGCATCATTGGCTTATCGCGCCAGCCCCTTTGCACTCAATGTGAATACCAGCCGTTACAGCAATGGCAATCAATGGGGCTTTGGCGTATCGGGCGCGGTGGTGGCGCACCCACGCGGTATCACATTGAGCCGCGAATTGGGCGAAACCTTTGCCGTGATACACGCCAAACACGCCACAGGTGCAGGCATACGCGGTTTGCTCAACGGCAAATTGGACAGATTTGGCAACGGCATTGTGCCATACATCACGCCCTATCGCGTGAACCACATTGGTATCAACACCGACAATCTGCCCGATGAAGTGGAAGTCGCCGCCACAGGCAAAGACCTTGTGCCACGCGCCCACAGCGTGAATTTGGTGGAATTTGACACCACCGCAGGGGCATTGCACACTTTCCGCGTGGTGTTGGCAGATGGGCAAACTTTACCGCCGATTGCCGCAGAAGTGTTTGATGAAAAAGGGCAATTTGTCGGCTTGATTGGACAAGGCGGTGTGTTGATGACGCGCGGCATTGCCAATTCAGGCAGCCTGAAAGTCATTTGGGGCAACACGCAACAATGTCGCGCCGATTATCGCATTCACGATAAGCAAAGCGATTTGAGCCAGCCCACAACCCTATCGTGCCAAATGATTGAAAAATAA
- a CDS encoding DUF1653 domain-containing protein: MSNQPIVRGIYRHYKGNLYEVLEIATHSETAEKLVVYRALYGDFGVWVRPLAMFAQSVQHHNQTVPRFELQQAFA; encoded by the coding sequence ATGTCAAACCAGCCCATTGTGCGCGGCATTTACCGCCATTACAAAGGCAATTTGTATGAAGTGCTGGAAATTGCCACCCATTCCGAAACCGCCGAAAAGCTGGTGGTGTATCGTGCTTTGTATGGCGATTTTGGCGTGTGGGTGCGCCCATTAGCCATGTTTGCCCAAAGCGTGCAACACCACAACCAAACCGTGCCACGTTTTGAATTGCAACAGGCATTTGCGTAA
- the era gene encoding GTPase Era, producing MDIETFLAQEQNAANGYRCGFIAIVGRPNVGKSTLMNHLIGQKISITSKKAQTTRHKVTGIYTDDTAQFVFVDTPGFQTDHRNALNDRLNLNVTEAMSGVDVIAFVIEAMRFTEADRTVLKQLPKNTPVVLVVNKIDKDKAKDKFALNQFIDEVKQEFDFIASEVVSAKHGLRIANLLATLKPMLPESIPLYPEDMITDKSSRFLAMEIVREKLFRYLGEELPYAMNVEVEQFKQENGMNHIYIAVLVDKENQKPIVIGKGGEKLKKISTEARLDMEKLFDCKVYLKVWVKVKSGWADDVRFLNELGL from the coding sequence ATGGACATAGAAACCTTTTTGGCACAAGAACAAAATGCCGCAAACGGCTATCGTTGCGGTTTTATTGCGATAGTGGGTCGCCCCAACGTGGGCAAATCCACGCTGATGAACCATTTAATCGGGCAAAAAATCAGCATTACCAGCAAAAAAGCCCAAACCACACGCCACAAAGTAACAGGCATTTACACCGATGACACCGCCCAATTCGTGTTTGTGGACACCCCTGGTTTCCAAACCGACCACCGCAACGCCTTGAACGACCGCCTGAATTTGAACGTAACCGAAGCCATGAGCGGCGTGGACGTGATTGCATTCGTGATTGAAGCCATGCGTTTTACCGAAGCCGACCGCACCGTGTTGAAACAGTTACCCAAAAACACGCCAGTCGTGTTGGTTGTGAACAAAATTGACAAAGACAAAGCCAAAGACAAATTCGCACTCAACCAATTTATTGATGAAGTGAAACAAGAATTTGATTTCATTGCCAGCGAAGTGGTCAGCGCGAAACACGGTTTACGCATTGCCAATTTGCTTGCCACGCTCAAACCCATGTTGCCTGAAAGCATTCCCCTTTACCCCGAAGACATGATTACCGACAAATCCAGCCGTTTTTTGGCAATGGAAATTGTGCGCGAAAAACTGTTTCGCTACTTGGGCGAAGAATTGCCCTACGCCATGAACGTGGAAGTGGAACAATTCAAACAAGAAAACGGCATGAACCACATCTACATCGCCGTGCTGGTGGACAAAGAAAACCAAAAACCCATCGTCATCGGCAAAGGCGGCGAAAAGCTGAAAAAAATCTCCACCGAAGCGCGTTTGGACATGGAAAAATTGTTTGATTGCAAAGTGTATTTAAAAGTGTGGGTAAAAGTGAAATCGGGCTGGGCAGACGATGTGCGCTTTTTGAATGAATTGGGCTTGTAA
- a CDS encoding fimbrial protein, with protein MMKKLLIALGVSAAMVSGSALAAGEVSLTAPTSFVKNIVDHINVSTCVPDFESNGLGTLAEELNLSGGAGQEQFALNSTKVGSHKKEFSLAFNKCPEATSLTGKSKLSVHIDKNNSFVTTENAEKGLTGNELNNMYGHGGAQNVYVRLFNAESADNPLQFGENNTIEKDLPNYSSNPEGRIEFKFAAQLYAPKGNATPGPVKAQAPFVVQYK; from the coding sequence ATGATGAAAAAATTATTGATTGCATTGGGCGTTTCTGCTGCTATGGTAAGTGGTTCGGCTTTGGCTGCTGGCGAAGTTTCTTTGACTGCTCCGACCTCATTCGTTAAAAACATTGTTGACCACATCAATGTAAGTACTTGTGTGCCTGATTTTGAAAGTAATGGCTTGGGTACTTTGGCAGAAGAGTTGAATTTGAGTGGCGGTGCAGGTCAAGAACAATTCGCCTTGAACAGCACCAAAGTGGGCAGCCACAAAAAAGAATTTTCTTTGGCATTCAATAAATGTCCAGAAGCTACCTCATTGACAGGTAAAAGCAAATTGAGCGTTCACATTGATAAAAACAACTCATTTGTTACCACTGAAAATGCTGAAAAAGGCTTGACTGGTAATGAATTGAATAATATGTACGGTCATGGTGGTGCGCAAAATGTGTATGTGCGTTTATTCAATGCCGAGAGCGCAGACAATCCTTTGCAATTTGGTGAAAACAATACGATTGAGAAAGATTTGCCAAACTATAGCAGCAATCCAGAAGGTCGTATTGAATTCAAATTTGCGGCACAATTGTATGCACCAAAAGGCAATGCCACACCAGGTCCAGTTAAAGCACAAGCACCTTTTGTGGTTCAATACAAATAA
- the gshB gene encoding glutathione synthase, with protein MMKILFIADPLHTFKTHKDTTYAMMREASSRGIMLYHALSSNLFVYNNVVSARVSPFKFIGAKNDGDKHWFHAGQCVPAALNRFDAVIMRTDPPFDMQYLYATHLLSLAQQQGAKVFNSGQAMRELNEKLAIFQFSEWTAPTLVSTRASDIKDFLAKHQDIIIKPLDGMGGMGIFRLREKDPNINSILETLMNRDTRTIMAQRYLPEIVLGDKRILVINGEVVPYALARIPQDGETRGNLAAGGQGVVQELSKRDREIAESLAPQLKEKGVLLAGLDVIGDYLTEVNVTSPTGFQEIMKQKFYDVAAMFMDAVEKESYELYKLSERN; from the coding sequence ATCATGAAAATATTGTTTATCGCCGACCCCTTGCACACATTCAAAACCCACAAAGACACCACCTACGCCATGATGCGCGAAGCCTCATCACGCGGCATCATGCTGTATCACGCTTTGAGCAGCAATTTGTTTGTTTACAATAATGTGGTATCGGCAAGGGTCTCGCCCTTCAAATTCATCGGTGCGAAAAACGATGGCGACAAGCATTGGTTTCACGCTGGGCAATGTGTGCCAGCCGCGCTCAATCGCTTTGATGCCGTGATTATGCGCACCGACCCGCCTTTTGATATGCAATATTTGTATGCCACCCACTTGCTTTCATTAGCACAACAGCAAGGCGCAAAAGTGTTCAATAGCGGACAAGCCATGCGCGAATTGAATGAAAAATTGGCGATTTTTCAATTTTCTGAATGGACTGCCCCCACTTTGGTCAGCACCCGCGCCAGCGACATCAAAGATTTTTTAGCCAAACACCAAGACATCATCATCAAACCTTTGGACGGCATGGGCGGCATGGGCATTTTCAGGCTGCGCGAAAAAGACCCCAATATCAACAGCATATTGGAAACGCTGATGAACCGCGACACGCGCACCATTATGGCGCAACGCTACCTGCCTGAAATCGTATTGGGCGACAAACGCATTTTGGTGATTAATGGCGAAGTTGTCCCCTATGCTTTGGCGCGGATTCCGCAAGATGGCGAAACACGCGGCAATTTGGCAGCAGGCGGTCAAGGCGTGGTGCAAGAATTGAGCAAACGCGACCGCGAAATTGCCGAAAGCCTTGCCCCCCAACTGAAAGAAAAAGGCGTGCTGCTGGCAGGTTTGGACGTGATTGGCGATTATTTGACCGAAGTGAACGTAACCAGCCCCACAGGTTTTCAAGAAATCATGAAACAGAAATTTTATGATGTCGCTGCCATGTTTATGGACGCGGTGGAAAAAGAAAGCTACGAATTGTACAAACTCTCGGAGCGCAACTGA
- a CDS encoding 5-methyltetrahydropteroyltriglutamate--homocysteine S-methyltransferase, with the protein MSQLFPHATLRDRAPYRFDIVGSFLRPEAVKLARKQCVCGECSPAQLHQVEDQEIAKLIEQQKQVGLPAVTDGEFRRTWWHLDFLFELVGVELRDTETYSTHFKAHMHRPVTLEIIDKIQWAHVHPFLDHYKRLHEEAAGYPVKFTIPSPSMLHLITCVRTAQPKLPEIYANNQEQLFADITATYIEAVHAFYDLGCRNLQLDDTSWGEFCSEEKRALYASQGVDVDAVAKRYVQMLNDIRAAAPQDMAITMHICRGNFRSTWFSSGGYEPIAEILFGGCNVDGFYLEYDSDRAGDFKPLRFIKNQQVVLGLVTSKSGELEDKQAIIARIQEAAQFVDINQLCLSPQCGFASTEEGNVLSEEEQWQKLNFIREIVEEVWGQ; encoded by the coding sequence ATGTCTCAACTGTTTCCCCATGCCACATTGCGCGACCGCGCCCCCTATCGTTTTGATATTGTGGGTAGTTTTTTGCGTCCCGAAGCGGTCAAATTGGCGCGTAAACAATGCGTTTGCGGCGAATGCAGCCCCGCACAATTACACCAAGTGGAAGACCAAGAAATCGCCAAACTGATTGAACAGCAAAAACAAGTCGGTTTGCCAGCCGTAACCGATGGCGAATTTCGCCGCACTTGGTGGCATTTGGATTTTCTGTTTGAGCTGGTGGGTGTGGAATTGCGCGACACCGAAACATACAGCACCCATTTCAAAGCCCACATGCACCGCCCTGTAACCCTTGAAATCATTGATAAAATTCAATGGGCACACGTTCACCCCTTTTTAGACCACTACAAACGTTTGCACGAAGAAGCGGCTGGCTATCCTGTGAAATTCACGATTCCATCGCCCAGCATGTTGCATTTGATTACTTGCGTGCGCACGGCACAGCCCAAGCTGCCTGAAATTTATGCCAACAATCAAGAACAATTATTTGCCGATATTACCGCCACTTACATTGAAGCGGTACACGCATTTTACGATTTGGGTTGCCGCAATTTGCAGTTGGACGACACATCTTGGGGCGAATTTTGTTCCGAAGAAAAACGCGCCCTGTACGCATCACAAGGTGTGGACGTGGACGCGGTGGCAAAACGCTATGTGCAAATGCTCAACGACATTCGCGCCGCCGCACCGCAAGACATGGCAATCACCATGCACATTTGCCGTGGCAATTTCCGTTCAACGTGGTTTTCATCGGGCGGTTATGAGCCGATTGCGGAAATTTTGTTTGGCGGCTGCAACGTAGATGGCTTTTATTTGGAATACGACAGCGACCGCGCAGGCGATTTCAAACCCTTGCGTTTCATTAAAAATCAACAGGTTGTCTTGGGATTGGTAACGTCCAAATCGGGCGAATTGGAAGACAAGCAAGCCATCATCGCCCGCATTCAAGAAGCCGCGCAATTTGTGGACATCAACCAACTGTGTTTAAGCCCGCAATGCGGTTTCGCCTCCACCGAAGAAGGCAATGTGTTGAGCGAAGAAGAACAATGGCAAAAACTGAACTTCATTCGTGAAATTGTGGAAGAAGTTTGGGGGCAATAA
- a CDS encoding DUF2322 family protein — protein MNFKDNLASMPSIDHVKGLDVCDENGNVIHHIPAVEGKLGSLKLYHALAQQFNGTLHTQAAEQGLTWFAEHVEDALHNPNKHPNVDLLLRVKNDNLVYQLNVL, from the coding sequence ATGAATTTTAAAGACAATTTGGCAAGCATGCCCAGCATTGACCATGTGAAAGGTTTGGACGTTTGCGATGAAAATGGCAATGTGATTCATCACATTCCTGCCGTAGAAGGCAAACTGGGCAGCCTGAAACTGTATCACGCTTTGGCACAACAATTTAACGGCACGCTCCATACCCAAGCTGCCGAACAGGGCTTAACGTGGTTTGCCGAACACGTTGAAGACGCGCTGCACAATCCCAACAAACACCCCAATGTGGATTTGCTCTTGCGCGTGAAAAACGACAATTTGGTTTACCAACTAAATGTTTTGTAA
- a CDS encoding fimbrial biogenesis chaperone: MLKIGTIFALLCASFLAQAGIVITGTRVIYPAEKKSIGVQIKNVHDTPSLVQAWLETPHHQAESLPFTLTPPISRVNGKTSQTIRIRQTGGNLPNDRESLFYFNVLDIPPKGDEQQSQVQVSVRSKLKFFYRPAKLPYPVDDAYAKVTWHLSGQTLTVKNPTPYYITYANIALNQDKQTLTEVANADMLAPFSEQSYTLKKAVPQANQVAWYIINDYGGDYGNVSPLQHD; encoded by the coding sequence ATGTTGAAAATAGGGACAATATTTGCTTTATTGTGTGCCAGTTTCCTTGCCCAAGCTGGCATTGTGATTACAGGCACGCGGGTCATTTATCCTGCCGAAAAGAAAAGCATTGGGGTGCAAATCAAAAATGTGCACGACACCCCATCTTTGGTACAAGCATGGTTGGAAACGCCTCATCATCAAGCCGAATCTTTGCCTTTTACGCTCACGCCACCCATTAGCCGTGTGAATGGCAAAACGAGCCAAACCATACGCATTCGCCAAACAGGTGGCAATTTGCCAAATGACCGTGAAAGTTTATTTTATTTCAATGTGTTGGATATTCCACCCAAAGGCGATGAACAGCAAAGTCAGGTGCAAGTGAGTGTGCGCAGCAAATTGAAGTTTTTCTATCGCCCTGCCAAATTGCCCTATCCTGTGGACGATGCTTATGCGAAAGTTACATGGCATTTATCGGGGCAAACTTTAACGGTTAAAAATCCTACACCGTATTACATTACTTATGCCAACATTGCATTAAATCAGGATAAACAAACGCTTACCGAAGTGGCAAATGCGGATATGCTCGCGCCTTTTTCGGAACAATCTTACACTTTGAAAAAAGCTGTGCCGCAAGCCAATCAGGTGGCGTGGTACATCATCAATGATTATGGCGGCGATTATGGCAATGTTTCGCCTTTGCAGCATGATTGA